A part of Longimicrobium sp. genomic DNA contains:
- a CDS encoding error-prone DNA polymerase: MNAGDYVELHCHSAFSLCDGSSTPEMLAARAAELGYTHLSLTDHDDLGGAVRFSKACRDTGITPLLGAEATLDDGSHLTLIVENPDGWKSLCGLLSSARMESPRGTPSLRWETLAERSTGLITLSGCPRGRIPQLLSEERYAEARTRAGEMKEVFGDRFFLELWDHRTHQEASLCADLRDLARDVGVPWVVTHDVHYADPAARAVHDLLTCIRRETTLDEAHRRGWLRPSAEWCLQPPSEMARRWRHAPEGIRRTREIAERCGGFQLLDLPAPRPSFPLLPGWDSADALLEHLVRQGLRERLPDASARHWSQVEHELAIIRQVGMADHFLVVWDICRFARESGILCQGRGSAANSLACYALRVTAVDPVANQLLFERFLSVERPEAPDIDVDFAALDDRERVLQYVYTKYGRAHAAMVCTHVEYRGRSAVRDAMHVLGLPVAQADLLAKRLDGYASAKTAAEWLEMGEGKALRSIGLDPAEPKAKALVKLVAGLNGLPRHRGIHSGGFVLSGAPLGESVPIEPASMPGRTVIQWDKDDCADRAVPKFDLLGLGMLKLLGECIRLVREWRGVEVDIGRLPMDDPAVFAQIGAADTIGLFQIESRAQANFLPRLKPTCFYDVVISVGAIRPGPMLGGQVKEMLARRRGEVPTEYPHPDLEEVLGRTHGLALFQEQLMRCAIVVSGCSPGEADRLRRAMSRKRTRDEMHQATEGIRQGMRARGVDDHAADKVLGWLEACASYTFPESHAISFALLAYASAWLRLYYPAEYLCAILNAQPMGFYPVSTLIHDARQHGVVVLPIDLAVSGWDCGLERQYQVPSARYQENPVLGTGDLALDPPAVRVGLRYVRGLGSVTGRRLRAELQKAPFTSVADVVERFPSEHGLRALAAAGAFRSWIDGGPRQALWTVLGELRALRSGGPLAPAPESSARLPQMPPAERTLMAHHVTGFDLDGHPMRHLRERLGGLGVVALGDLRGEGRRHGERVTTAGVVIVRQRPGTAKGFVFVGLEDETGRLDVIIPPQLYEKEREIINGNGILAVRGKLGKEDGVTNLKAETFFPLTLDDAREIVRSHDYH, translated from the coding sequence GTGAATGCTGGAGATTACGTCGAGCTGCATTGTCACAGCGCCTTCTCGCTGTGTGACGGATCGTCCACGCCGGAGATGCTGGCGGCGCGGGCGGCCGAGCTGGGCTATACGCATCTATCTCTGACGGATCACGACGATCTGGGGGGCGCCGTCCGCTTCTCGAAAGCGTGCAGGGACACGGGGATCACCCCTCTGCTGGGCGCGGAAGCTACTCTGGATGACGGGTCGCACCTCACGCTGATTGTGGAAAACCCGGACGGCTGGAAAAGCCTCTGCGGGCTCCTGTCAAGTGCCCGGATGGAGAGCCCCCGCGGCACGCCGTCGCTGCGCTGGGAAACGCTCGCCGAACGCTCCACCGGGCTGATCACCCTGTCCGGCTGCCCCCGCGGCCGCATCCCCCAATTGCTCTCCGAAGAGCGCTACGCCGAGGCGCGCACCAGGGCGGGGGAGATGAAGGAGGTGTTCGGCGACCGCTTCTTCCTGGAGCTGTGGGATCACCGCACGCACCAGGAGGCGTCGCTGTGCGCGGACCTGCGCGACCTGGCGCGCGACGTGGGCGTGCCCTGGGTGGTCACCCACGACGTGCACTACGCCGACCCCGCCGCGCGCGCCGTGCACGACCTGCTCACCTGCATCCGCCGCGAAACCACGCTCGACGAGGCGCACCGCCGCGGCTGGCTGCGCCCCTCGGCCGAGTGGTGTCTGCAGCCCCCATCCGAGATGGCGCGCCGCTGGCGCCACGCGCCGGAAGGCATTCGCCGCACCCGCGAGATCGCGGAGCGCTGCGGGGGCTTTCAGCTGCTGGACCTGCCCGCCCCGCGTCCCTCCTTTCCCCTGCTCCCCGGCTGGGACTCGGCGGACGCCCTGCTGGAGCACCTGGTGCGCCAGGGGCTTCGCGAGCGGCTGCCGGACGCCTCGGCGCGCCACTGGAGCCAGGTGGAGCACGAGCTCGCCATCATCCGCCAGGTGGGGATGGCCGACCACTTCCTGGTGGTGTGGGACATCTGCCGGTTCGCGCGCGAAAGCGGCATCCTGTGCCAGGGACGCGGCTCGGCGGCCAACTCGCTGGCGTGCTACGCCCTGCGGGTGACGGCGGTGGACCCCGTGGCCAACCAGCTGCTCTTCGAGCGCTTCCTTTCCGTCGAGCGTCCCGAGGCCCCCGACATCGACGTGGATTTCGCCGCGCTGGACGACCGCGAGCGCGTGCTGCAGTACGTCTACACCAAGTACGGACGTGCCCACGCCGCCATGGTGTGCACCCACGTGGAGTACCGCGGCCGCTCGGCCGTGCGCGACGCCATGCACGTGCTGGGGCTTCCCGTGGCGCAGGCGGACCTGCTGGCCAAGCGGCTGGACGGCTACGCGTCGGCGAAGACGGCGGCGGAGTGGCTGGAGATGGGCGAGGGGAAGGCGCTGCGGTCGATTGGGCTGGACCCGGCGGAACCGAAGGCCAAGGCGCTGGTAAAGCTGGTGGCGGGGCTGAACGGGCTGCCGCGGCACCGGGGGATTCACAGCGGCGGGTTCGTGCTGTCCGGCGCGCCGCTGGGCGAGTCGGTGCCCATCGAGCCGGCATCCATGCCGGGGCGCACGGTGATCCAGTGGGACAAGGACGACTGCGCCGACCGCGCCGTTCCCAAGTTCGACCTGCTGGGGCTGGGGATGCTGAAGCTGCTGGGCGAGTGCATCCGCCTGGTGCGCGAGTGGCGGGGAGTGGAGGTGGACATCGGCCGCCTGCCCATGGACGACCCCGCCGTGTTCGCGCAGATCGGGGCGGCCGACACCATCGGCCTCTTCCAGATCGAGAGCCGCGCGCAGGCCAACTTCCTTCCCCGGCTGAAGCCCACCTGCTTCTACGACGTGGTGATCTCCGTGGGCGCCATCCGTCCCGGGCCCATGCTGGGCGGGCAGGTGAAGGAGATGCTGGCGCGCCGGCGCGGCGAGGTGCCCACGGAGTATCCGCATCCCGACCTGGAAGAGGTGCTGGGGCGCACGCACGGCCTGGCGCTCTTCCAGGAGCAGCTGATGCGGTGCGCCATCGTGGTCAGCGGCTGCTCGCCGGGCGAGGCCGACCGCCTGCGCCGCGCCATGAGCCGCAAGCGCACGCGTGACGAGATGCACCAGGCCACCGAGGGCATCCGCCAAGGGATGCGCGCCCGCGGCGTGGACGACCACGCGGCGGACAAGGTGCTGGGGTGGCTGGAGGCGTGCGCCAGCTACACCTTTCCCGAAAGCCACGCCATCTCGTTCGCGCTGCTGGCGTACGCGAGCGCCTGGCTGCGGCTGTACTATCCGGCCGAGTACCTGTGCGCCATCCTGAACGCGCAGCCGATGGGCTTCTACCCCGTGTCGACGCTGATCCACGACGCGCGGCAGCACGGGGTGGTGGTGCTGCCGATCGACCTGGCGGTGAGCGGGTGGGACTGTGGGTTGGAACGGCAGTACCAGGTACCAAGTGCACGGTACCAAGAGAATCCGGTACTTGGTACTGGGGACTTGGCACTTGATCCCCCCGCCGTTCGCGTCGGGCTCCGATACGTACGCGGGCTCGGCAGCGTGACGGGGCGCCGGCTCCGGGCCGAGCTGCAAAAGGCGCCGTTCACCTCCGTCGCCGACGTGGTGGAGCGGTTCCCGTCGGAGCACGGGCTGCGGGCGCTGGCGGCGGCGGGGGCGTTCCGGTCGTGGATCGACGGCGGGCCGCGCCAGGCGCTGTGGACGGTACTGGGCGAGCTGCGGGCACTCCGGAGCGGGGGACCGCTGGCGCCCGCCCCGGAGTCGTCGGCGCGGCTGCCGCAGATGCCGCCCGCCGAGCGGACGCTGATGGCGCACCACGTGACCGGCTTCGATCTGGACGGGCACCCCATGCGCCACCTTCGCGAGCGGCTGGGCGGCTTGGGCGTGGTGGCGCTGGGCGACCTGCGCGGGGAGGGCCGGCGCCACGGCGAGCGCGTGACCACCGCGGGAGTGGTGATCGTGCGCCAGCGACCGGGGACGGCCAAGGGCTTCGTGTTCGTGGGGCTGGAGGACGAAACGGGGCGCCTGGACGTGATCATCCCGCCCCAGCTCTACGAAAAGGAGCGCGAGATCATCAACGGCAACGGCATCCTGGCCGTGCGCGGAAAGCTGGGAAAGGAGGACGGCGTGACGAACCTGAAGGCCGAGACGTTCTTTCCCCTCACGCTCGACGACGCGCGCGAGATCGTGCGCTCACACGACTATCATTGA
- a CDS encoding DUF2723 domain-containing protein → MNQAAQTARVFPTRTEPVFAAETYRPPFLWAAAAAAALFVLYAVTLAPTTAFWDTSEYIATGHVLGIPHPPGNPTFVLLAKAWSLLLSPLGLPVAVRINLFSAFMTAGASFFWFLVVHRILAYFTPSELVRRVGAAAAVFVSGTAFTVWNQSNVNEKVYTVTLFTIALMSWVAFRWRDRVEAHSGQKTGRWHDDNAMLFVLYVLALSIGNHKMAFLAAPALFIFVLLVKARSLLNWKLYALGLPVILLGLSMQLYLPIRAGLNPVINEASPTCQQDAGLGAALTTIFTDGRSDAGCEMLGSVLRREQYQKPPVSQRMAPLGMQLANFYQYFDWQWSRSLQGRLGYLPPARVPFTLLFLGLGIWGAMEHYRRDKKSFWYIGTLFFSLSFLLVFYMNFKYGYVQGQERQLDTEVRERDYFYICTFSVWGLWVGVGLTSLWLRLADTLGRSRKAILTAAPVMLIALIPLGLNWKYASRAGDYAARDFAYNLLQSVEPYGVLITNGDNDTFPLWYVQEVEGIRRDVTVIVMSYLNTGWYVKQLRDLTQACPRPGASEADPTVIICQRPFDASKAPAFYATANRAPTRAIVPLTDVQIDQVAAGYAQQAGEGMTYQARGQTFTIEPGTVLSPAHQFLAVMLNHAWGDRPIHFASTTYTHAELGLLGHVARTGMSFKLVTPQEAQAAQLTPMPAAPNIMQFTGGYMDIDRNRAMLEREAQYHGLAQKAVWADDATRNIPMQYTYAWLALATAERVRRNEQQAARDEVRAQEFQALAER, encoded by the coding sequence ATGAACCAAGCCGCCCAGACCGCGCGGGTATTCCCGACGCGGACGGAGCCCGTTTTCGCAGCCGAGACGTACCGCCCGCCCTTCCTGTGGGCGGCCGCCGCGGCCGCCGCGCTGTTCGTGCTGTACGCCGTGACCCTGGCGCCCACGACGGCGTTCTGGGACACCAGCGAGTACATCGCCACCGGGCACGTCCTGGGCATTCCGCACCCGCCGGGAAACCCCACCTTCGTCCTGCTGGCCAAGGCGTGGTCGCTGCTGCTGTCGCCCCTGGGGCTGCCGGTGGCCGTGCGCATCAACCTGTTCTCGGCCTTCATGACGGCCGGCGCCTCGTTCTTCTGGTTCCTGGTCGTTCACCGCATCCTGGCGTACTTCACCCCCAGCGAGCTGGTGCGCCGGGTGGGCGCCGCGGCGGCGGTGTTCGTGTCGGGAACGGCGTTCACGGTGTGGAACCAGAGCAACGTGAACGAAAAGGTGTACACCGTCACGCTGTTCACCATCGCGCTGATGTCGTGGGTGGCGTTCCGCTGGCGCGACCGGGTAGAGGCGCACTCCGGGCAGAAGACCGGCCGCTGGCACGACGACAACGCCATGCTGTTCGTGCTGTACGTGCTGGCGCTTTCCATCGGCAACCACAAGATGGCGTTCCTGGCCGCGCCGGCGCTGTTCATCTTCGTGCTGCTGGTGAAGGCCCGCTCGCTGCTCAACTGGAAGCTGTACGCGCTTGGCCTGCCGGTGATCCTGCTGGGGCTTTCCATGCAGCTGTACCTCCCCATCCGGGCGGGGCTGAACCCGGTGATCAACGAGGCCTCGCCCACCTGCCAGCAGGATGCCGGTCTGGGCGCCGCCCTGACCACCATCTTCACCGACGGCAGGTCCGACGCCGGCTGCGAAATGCTGGGCTCGGTGCTCCGCCGCGAGCAGTACCAGAAGCCGCCCGTCAGCCAGCGCATGGCGCCGCTGGGCATGCAGCTGGCGAATTTCTACCAGTATTTCGACTGGCAGTGGTCTCGGTCGCTACAGGGGCGCCTTGGCTACCTGCCGCCGGCGCGGGTTCCCTTTACGCTGCTGTTCCTGGGGCTGGGCATCTGGGGCGCCATGGAGCACTACCGGCGCGACAAGAAGAGCTTCTGGTACATCGGAACCCTGTTCTTTTCGCTGTCATTCCTGCTGGTGTTCTACATGAACTTCAAGTACGGCTACGTGCAGGGGCAGGAGAGGCAACTGGATACCGAGGTGCGCGAGCGCGATTACTTCTACATCTGCACCTTCTCCGTCTGGGGGCTGTGGGTAGGCGTGGGGCTGACGTCGCTGTGGCTGCGCCTGGCCGACACCCTCGGGCGCAGCCGCAAGGCGATCCTGACTGCGGCGCCGGTGATGCTGATCGCGCTGATCCCGCTGGGCCTCAACTGGAAGTACGCCAGCCGCGCGGGGGACTACGCGGCCCGCGACTTCGCGTACAACCTGTTGCAGTCGGTGGAGCCGTACGGGGTGCTGATCACCAATGGCGACAACGACACCTTCCCGCTCTGGTACGTGCAGGAGGTGGAGGGCATCCGCCGCGACGTGACGGTGATCGTGATGTCGTACCTGAACACGGGATGGTACGTCAAGCAGCTGCGCGACCTCACCCAGGCGTGCCCGCGCCCCGGCGCCTCCGAGGCGGATCCCACGGTCATCATCTGCCAGCGCCCCTTCGATGCGTCCAAGGCGCCCGCGTTCTACGCCACGGCCAACCGGGCGCCCACCCGCGCCATCGTGCCCCTGACGGACGTGCAGATCGACCAGGTGGCGGCGGGATACGCCCAGCAGGCGGGCGAGGGGATGACGTACCAGGCACGCGGGCAGACGTTCACCATCGAGCCGGGCACCGTGCTCAGCCCCGCGCACCAGTTCCTGGCGGTGATGCTGAACCACGCCTGGGGCGACCGTCCCATCCACTTTGCGTCCACCACCTACACGCATGCCGAGCTGGGGCTGCTGGGACACGTGGCGCGCACCGGGATGTCGTTCAAGCTGGTGACGCCCCAGGAGGCGCAGGCGGCCCAGCTGACGCCCATGCCGGCGGCCCCCAACATCATGCAGTTCACCGGCGGCTACATGGACATCGACCGCAACCGGGCGATGCTGGAGCGCGAGGCGCAGTACCATGGGCTTGCGCAGAAGGCCGTCTGGGCCGACGACGCCACGCGCAACATTCCCATGCAGTACACCTACGCCTGGCTGGCGCTGGCTACCGCCGAGCGGGTGCGCCGCAACGAACAGCAGGCCGCGCGCGACGAGGTCCGGGCCCAGGAATTCCAGGCGCTCGCCGAGCGCTGA
- a CDS encoding DUF1540 domain-containing protein, which yields MQNPLERPQAQTSVVGACTVTDCKFNEHHECHAGQIEVRVSGSGAECGTYTPEGNTRPRP from the coding sequence ATGCAGAATCCCTTGGAGAGGCCGCAGGCGCAGACGTCGGTGGTGGGCGCGTGCACCGTGACGGACTGCAAGTTCAACGAGCACCACGAGTGCCACGCCGGGCAGATCGAGGTGCGCGTGAGCGGCAGCGGCGCCGAGTGCGGCACCTACACGCCCGAGGGCAACACCCGTCCGCGCCCGTAG